The genomic region ACGTTTATTCCTTACCCCCTTTTCGCCTTCGGCATAAATTGCGGCACCGGTCCGGCCGACATGCGGGACGCGGTCAGGAAACTGGCCGAGACATCCCCGTTTCCGCTGGCGGTGATGCCCAATGCCGGGCTGCCGAAATTCAAAGCCGGGGAGTACCTCTATGACCTGGAGCCGGCGCTCTTTGCGCGCCAGTTGGGCGCTTTCGTCACAGATGCCGGAGCGGCGCTGGTGGGCGGCTGCTGCGGCACGACGCCGCGCCACATCCGTGCCCTGGCGCGCCGGGTGGGCGGGCTCGCTCCGGCGCCGCGAAAAAGGATCCCCCACCGCGGCCAGGCGACCTCCCTGTTCGCGACCCAGGATTTCCGGGTACGACCCGCCCCGCTGATCATCGGCGAACAGACGAACGCCTCCGGCAGCCGCAAATTCAAGGCGGCCCTCCTGGCCGACGACCTGGATGCCATGCTGGCCGTGGCCCAGGAGCAGGTCCGCGAAGGGGCGCACCTGCTGGACCTGAACGTGGGCTATGCCGGCCGCAGCGAAGCCCGGGACATGGAGCGGATCGTAGCGCGGCTGAATGGGCAAAGCCGCCTGCCGCTGATGCTGGACAGCACCAGCTTGGAGGCGCTGGAGGCGGGGCTGAAACAATACGCGGGCCGGGCCGTGATCAATTCCATCAATTTGGAGGACGGGGGAGCCCGCGCCGAGGCGATTCTCGCCCTGGCCGCGGATTTCGGCGCCGCCGTGGTCTGCCTGGCCATCGATGAACAGGGGATGGCTCACACCAAGGCAAGGAAAGTCGCCGTGTTGCAGCGGCTCCACGACCTGGCCCTGGCCAGGGGCATCGCCGCCTGCGACCTCTTTCTGGACCCGCTGACTTTCACCCTCGCTTCCGGCGATCCCGGCCTGGCCGATGCCGGGAAGGAAACCCTGGCCGCCCTGCCCGTTCTCAAGCAACGGATGCCCGCCGCCCAGACCATGCTCGGCGTGAGCAATATTTCCTATGGCCTCCAGCCGGCGGCCAGGAAGATCGTCAACGCCGTGTTCCTCTATCATGCCGTCCAGCAGGGACTGGACGCCGCCATCTTTCACGCCGCCCGCATCCTACCCCTGAACCGTATCGACGCCGAGGAGATCCGCCTGGCCGAGGACCTCATCTTCAACCGTAGTGGCCAAGGTCAAGGCCGGGATCCGCTGCTGGTTTTATGCGACCATTTTCAGGACTTGGGAAAAAGCGGCAGTGCGGATAAAATCGTGATTTCAAGCCCCGAGGAACACCTGCGCGCCGCCATACTGAACGGCAACGCCGCCGGCATCGAGAAGGACCTCGAGGCCCTGGCAAAAAAAATGCCTGCCCTGGACATTGTCAACGCCCATCTGCTCAAAGGCATGGCCGAGGTGGGAGAATTGTTCGAACAAGGC from Candidatus Aminicenantes bacterium harbors:
- a CDS encoding homocysteine S-methyltransferase family protein — encoded protein: CYDYLTLSRPDTISAIHSSYLAAGCDILETNTFGAQASELAKYGLQERTYELNKKAAELAVAAAAAHSTPGQPRYVAGSMGPGSRLPSLQQTGFAILEDSYYAQGLGLFDGGVDLFQVETCQDMLQAKAALRALSRVFRERRQRRPVSVLVTLEKDRMLLGTDIATALATFIPYPLFAFGINCGTGPADMRDAVRKLAETSPFPLAVMPNAGLPKFKAGEYLYDLEPALFARQLGAFVTDAGAALVGGCCGTTPRHIRALARRVGGLAPAPRKRIPHRGQATSLFATQDFRVRPAPLIIGEQTNASGSRKFKAALLADDLDAMLAVAQEQVREGAHLLDLNVGYAGRSEARDMERIVARLNGQSRLPLMLDSTSLEALEAGLKQYAGRAVINSINLEDGGARAEAILALAADFGAAVVCLAIDEQGMAHTKARKVAVLQRLHDLALARGIAACDLFLDPLTFTLASGDPGLADAGKETLAALPVLKQRMPAAQTMLGVSNISYGLQPAARKIVNAVFLYHAVQQGLDAAIFHAARILPLNRIDAEEIRLAEDLIFNRSGQGQGRDPLLVLCDHFQDLGKSGSADKIVISSPEEHLRAAILNGNAAGIEKDLEALAKKMPALDIVNAHLLKGMAEVGELFEQG